In Pantoea cypripedii, the DNA window TGGGAGACGCTCACCATCAGCGGGGTCTGATAACGTAACAAGTCTTTCATCACATTCAGAACCGCCAATGTGCCTCGTTTGAGATATTGTTCTTTGTCGGCTTCTTTCACGTCCTGCTCCACTTTCCGATCGTTACCATCACGCATGTGCGGCTTTGCGACTGTTATCGGTACAGAATAAAGAAGCTTTAGCCTGCTAACTATTTTTTCCCGTTGCGTTTGTGCAGCAGATCAAAAATCCCCGACTATACTTAGCGCTGTGAACACCTTGATTAATAAAGTAAGGAGCAACAAATGGGTATTCTTTCATGGATCATTTTTGGCCTGATTGCCGGGATTATTGCTAAATGGATTATGCCAGGTAAAGACGGCGGCGGATTTATTATGACCGTGGTGCTCGGCGTGGTGGGTGCGGTTGTTGGCGGCTGGATCAGTACCCTGTTTGGCTTTGGTAAGGTGGATGGATTTAACTTCGGCAGCTTCGTGGTGGCGGTCATTGGTTCCATCGTGGTGCTGTGGATTTACCGTAAAGTTCGCAGCTAGTAATTACCGAAATCCGTAGCGGCGCGATTTATCGCGCGTCTTTTAAAACCCGCGCGATAAATCGCGCCGCTACGGGATCGGCTTTGTTTAAGCGTTAAAAATCATAACCAATCGTTGCCGTCACGGTACGTTCCGCACCACGGTAGCAATAACCGGTACCATAACAGGCCGCGAGGTATTTACGATCCGTCAGGTTATTGGCCGTCACCTGCAACCACGCCCCTTTCAGGCCTGAATTCCACGCACTCAAATCAGCCCGCACTGAAGCATCAAACAGCGTCACCGACGGCAGACGCGTGGTGTTTTCGTTATCGGCCCATTGCTTGCCAATGTAACGTATCCCCGCACCGGCACTCAGCCCATAATCGAACTGATAATGTCCCCAGAAGGACGCCATGCTGTTGGGGGTGACATAAGGCGTATGGCCATCGTTACCATCCACCGAGTCTTTAAAGCGCAGATGGTTCAGCGTGTATCCGGCGAGGGTACTGAAGCGTGGGGTGAGCTGATTGCGAGCCTCCAGTTCAATTCCCTGCGAATGGACCTTACCGGAAGGTGTATAGGTCCCGGAGATCACGTCACGGTTGGCGACATCGTTTTGCGTCAGGTCGTACACCGCAATCGAGTACATATCCCGCGTGCCCACCGGCTG includes these proteins:
- a CDS encoding GlsB/YeaQ/YmgE family stress response membrane protein; this translates as MGILSWIIFGLIAGIIAKWIMPGKDGGGFIMTVVLGVVGAVVGGWISTLFGFGKVDGFNFGSFVVAVIGSIVVLWIYRKVRS